The nucleotide window GCTTGAGAGATCCTCCCAAGTTTTAGATTTCTTTTTTTGCTTGATTTTTTTCCTTTCCTTACCGCCCTTACACTCTTTGGTGCCTAATGCTTTCCCCTTTTCTATTAAAGCTATATTAAACCCTTTTTCCTGAATCTCCTTCTCTTCTTTAAGGGCTTTCTCTTTTGATTTTTCCCTTCTAACGCTCACCATGTGGTCGATAATATCGGCATGAAAGCGAGGCCTCCCCCGGTTCCCAAAAAATTCTTGTAGTAGGCTTCGAAGTGGCTTGTTTTTATTTTGCTCCTGGGAGGTGATTTCTCTAATTTGTGAAGAAGCGATGCTTTCTCTATTATTAACTCTATCCTCTAAAGACTTAACTTTCTTCTGATGCGAATCGTTATGGATTCTAGCAATTAAAGAAGAGATATTCCTTTTTTCTTTTTTAGAAGAGGAGGGCTCATCCAGAGTGGCCGAATTTATAATAACTTTCTCAATAAGCGGTTTTTCTTTTTCATGAGAAGTAAGGGAACTTGGCAAAACTTTTTTCTCTTCGGAAGGATTTTCTATTATCTTTTCTAATGAAGTCTTTGTTTCAACTTCTTTAATTGGAAAGCTCTTTGCATTTTCTAAAATCTTTACTTCACTTTTGATTTCTTGATTTGAATCCTTGACTTCTCTTTGCTCCCAAAATTGTTTAAGATTAGAAAAAGGCTGCGGTCTTTTCGATTCATTTTTTAACTGAACAATGATTTCAGAAGGTTTGTTTCTTATTGCAGGTATTGGCGGAAGCGGCCTAACCACCTTATTTTCTGCCTTTTTTATAATAACAGTTTGATATTTTTTATATATTTCAAGAAGCTTATCCGCTTGTATTTTCTTTTCCTGCCCCCTATAAGTAGCCGCTAAATTTTGCAGTCCCTTAAAAGCTGCCGGGGCAAGGTCTGCTATAATTTCAGCTTTTTCCGTATAAGGTGTCTTTCTAGCATACCCTGAACTATGACGAAGCGCAGTCGTCTGAATGGAAAGTGCATCTGCAAAAGTTTTTTCTATGACGCTGACATCGAAAGCGTGAGTGACAGCTCTTCTTAGGGTAACGAAAATCTCTCTATTTTCGATAGAAAGCCTGCCCGAAATATCGGTTACCGGACTATCACCCACCTTAAATTCCGAGAGTTTTCTTAAATTGCCTAGGACAATCGGGATGGGATAATTATTAATCATTATTGCACACTTTCTACATCATCAAATTAATAAGCTAGCTAGATGGGTTATTGGGTGGTATAAATTTTTCATAGATCCTAAAGAAATAATTATCAACTACTATTCTAAAGACATTTAAAAATAATAAGAGTAAAAACACTGAAGGAAATTAAAAAAATTTTTTATAAAAATTCAAGAAAGCTAATAAGTACTTCAAAAAAATAGCTAAAATGCGCATCCTCCCTTTCCAACTAAACTTTAAGATATTAGTGTTCGGATGAAGAAATTTTTATTATTTGCCTCTCTTTTTTTAGCTTTGCTATCACAAGGCCTACTCCTTTCAAGCCTGGAAGAATTAGGAGGACTTGCCGTCTCCTATAAAGGGCGTTTTAGACCTTTAGAAAGCGCCTCGAAACTATGGTTAGAAGATCTTTATGGCAAAGACGCCCTGGATGAAAATTTACTTCTAGAATATCCTTGGCTTAGAAACCCCATAGCCTTGAAGCTTTATATGGAAGCTTATGGCCCCTCTTCAATGAGTCAGGAAAAACTGTTATTCCTGGAAGAAAACCTTAAAGATTATTTTGACTCTTCCTACGTTAGCCTTTCTGAATTTGAAACCGCACTTGGCGATAAAATCGCTAGCGTTTGGCTCTCTCCTCTAATTTTAGAGGCTTTTTTAAAAGTCGAAGACACAAAAAAAATTAGGGATGGGGAGAAAATTGAACTCTCTTCCCTCTCGCAAGGTTTAGTGGTAAAAAAAGTCGGATCTCATCTTAAGATTCAAAAAACCCCTCCAAAAAAACCTTGGAGCGAACTTAAAACGGATGAAACCTTGGCGATTTCACCCCCGATTGCAAAAGAGCTCCTATATAGCAAAAAGCTTTTATCGCGATATCTTTACCTGTCCTCTGTTGCCTTGGAAAAGTCATTTGCTTCGCTTGTAAAAGATTTATCAAAAGAGCACTCTCTTGAAGCTTCAACTCATAAAGCGGAAGAGCTCTACCCTCTAGCTAAAAGAATGGCAGGCTCGCAAGATAGCTTTTTAATAATTCCATCAAAATTAAAAGCGGGAGTTTTTTTTCCGCTGGCTTCTTTAAATAGTAAAAGATGGGATAGCTCAACTAAACGTTTAAGCCCTGTTACTAACTATACTAATTTGGAGGATGCCGATTTTGAAAAACTTAAAAGAACTTACCTCGAATTTGAATCCGCACTGAAAAATGAAGGGCCGAAAAAAGAAACAATTGAGACGCTAAAAAATCTCTTGAGTAAATCATACGGGAACCTTGCTGCAAAAACTTATCTCTCTTCCAATGGAAAGACCTTAGCCTTTCCATCTCTTTTGCAATTAAAGCTAGAACGCTTTTACACAACATTTCGGCTTTTAAACCTTTCTCTTATCTTTTTCTTTCTATCGTGTCTTTTTCTGATTGCTCGCAAAATATCTGCTCGAAAGTCACTTTTTTTATTAGGACTTGGCTCATTTGGATTAGGGCTTCTTTCCTTAAGCCTTCTTTTATCTTTAAGAATTATAATCCTGGAGCGGCCTCCTGTTTCGAATATGGATGAAACGCTTCTTTTTGTTCCTTTTGTGATTGCTGTGACAGCTTTTTTCTTGGCTCATTTCATGAAGTCGGAAGCCCTCCTTTTAATGGCCTCGCTAGCCACTTTTTTTCTTCTAGGGCTTGCAAGCTATAAAGGCATGGACCGATCTCTTGACCCGCTTCAGCCTGTCTTAAACTCAAATTACTGGCTAACCATCCACGTACTGCTTGTTGTTTCAAGCTATAGTTTATTTATTTTATCAGGAATTGCAGCCCACTGCTTTGTTCTTTTTACAGGGCTTAAAAAACCGGATAAACTTAAAGGTATTTTTTATAGCGCAATGAAAAACAGCATTCTTGCAGGGACAGTTCTTTTAATTGCCGGAACCCTTTTAGGAGGGGTTTGGGCCGCTGAAAGCTGGGGAAGGTTTTGGGATTGGGACCCTAAAGAATCTTGGGCCTTTATTTCTATTTGCCTATACCTTGTCATTATTCATCTAATTTATTTTAGGGAAGTAAAAAAAATAACTTTGTCTTATATGGCCATAGGAGCCATGCAAGCCATTATTTTTACATGGTATGGGGTAAATTATATTCTAGGGTCCGGTTTGCATAGTTATGGTTTTGGAACAGGCGGTGAAGCGTTTTTTTTCCTGGGCTTAATCTTAGAAACTCTTTTTATTGGAATCACTTATTATTGGCTAAAAAAAACAAGCAAGTGCCTTAACTAGATTCAGTATTCTTTCTTAGAGTAGGGCCAACGCCAATTTTTTATTTCCGGCATATCATCGCCAAATTCATGAATGTAGTTTTTATGATCGATGAGTTTGCCTTCAACAAAGTCTGAAATGTAAGCCCGCATATTTTCATAGCGTGGTATTAGCTGAACGGCGGTTTCCATGAGATGCAAGCGATCTAACCCGTTCAAAACAACCATATCAAACGGGGTTGTCGTCGTCCCCTCTTCTTTGAAGCCTTTGACATGCAGATTATCATGATTTTTTCTTTTATAGGTCAGCCGATGGATTAGCGTCGGATAGCCATGAAAAGCAAAAAGAACGGGTTTGTCTTTAGTAAAAAGATTTTCATAATCCTCTTCGCTAAAGCCATGAGGGTGCTCAGTCTTTGGCTGCAAACACATCAAATCCACCACATTTACAAAGCGAATTTTAATATCAGGTAAATGCTCTCTCAACAAGCTTGCTGCTGCAAGTAATTCCAAAGTCGGGATATCGCCTGCAGACACAAAAACTATGTCCGGATCAGTCCCAAAGTCATTGCTTGCAAAGGGCCAAACAGACATCCCTTTTTTACAATGACGAACTGCTTCTTCCATTGTTAAATACTGAAGCGCCGGTTGCTTACCGGCTATAATGATATTTATGTAATTGCGGCTTCTAAGGCAATGATCTGCTGTCGATAAAAGAGTGTTCGCATCCGGTGGTAGATAAATTCTTATCAGCTCAGCTTTTTTATTAGCGGCATGGTCTATGAACCCCGGGTCTTGATGCGAAAATCCATTGTGATCTTGCCTCCATACGTGAGAGGTCAGAAGGTAATTTAAAGAAGCGATAGGCCGTCTCCAGGGAATTTCCTTTGAGGTTTTTAACCATTTTGCGTGCTGGTTAAACATAGAGTCAACCACATGGATGAAAGCTTCATAAGAGGAGAAAAATCCATGTCTGCCTGTCAGTAAATAACCTTCTAGCCAACCTTGGCAAAGATGCTCGCTTAACACTTCCATAACGCGTCCATCTGCACTTAAATTTTCATCAGTCGGCCAAATGTCGGCTTCAAAAGTCCTTCCCGTCACATCAAAAAGAGCATCCAAGCGATTAGATGAGGTTTCATCAGGGCCCATAACCCGGAAATTTTTATCTTTTAAGTTTAGCTGCATGACTTCTTTTAAGAGTTTTCCAAGAACTCTAGTAGCTTCTGCGTTGGAGGTTCCGGGTGACTCCACCTTGACTTCAAATTTTCTAAAATCAGGCATCTTCAAGTCTTTTAAAAGAAGACCGCCATTTGCATTCGGATTTGCGCCCATGCGCCGGTTGGCTCTTGGCGCAAGATCCCTTAACTCCTGATTGATTTTTCCTTGTTTATCAAATAGCTCCTCGGGACGATAGCTTTTTAGCCAATTCTCTAAAATCTTTAAATGTTCAGGGTTTGTTTTAGGATCGGTAATGGGGACTTGGTGTGAGCGCCAATAGTTTTCTAAAAGGAGGCCATCTACCTCCTTAGGACAGGTCCAGCCCTTCGGCGAGCGTAAAATTATCATGGGCCAAAAAGGCCTTTTAGGGTCATTGTTTCTTCTTGCTTTCTCTTGAATGGCTTTAATTTCAAGGACGGCTTCTTCTAAGGCAAGGCTCATTTTGCGATGCATAATTTTAGGGTCGCTGCCTTCGACAAAAATAGGGCGATAGCCATAGCCGATAAACAATTTTTCAAGTTCATCTTTTGTGATTCTGGCTAAGATAGTTGGGCTTGCAATTTTATAGCCGTTCAAATGAAGTATCGGAAGAACCGCCCCGTCGTATAGGGGGTTTAAAAATTTGTTGGAATGCCAGCTGCCGGCAAGCGGGCCTGTTTCCGCTTCTCCATCGCCAATGACACAACAGACCACAAGGTCTTTATTATCAAAAGCAGCTCCATAGGCATGCATCAAACAATAGCCAAGCTCTCCCCCTTCGTTAATGGAACCCGGAGTTTCCGGCGCCGCATGGCTTGGTATGCCGCCCGGGAAGGAAAATTGTTTAAATAATTTTTTTAACCCTTCTTCATCCATAGTTATATTTGGATAAAGTTCTGTGTAGGTGCCTTCTATGTAAGTATTTGCAACTGCAGCCGGCCCCCCGTGCCCCGGGCCTAAAATAAATATGGAATTGAGGTCATATTTGCAAATTAGCCTATTAAAATGGGCGTAAATAAAATTAATCCCGGGGGTTGTCCCAAAATGGCCAAGAAGCCTTGGCTTGATGTCCGAAGGCTTTAACGGCTCTTTTAAAAGAGGGTTATTCATTAAATAGATCTGTCCGACAGAAAGAAAATTAGCAAGGCGCCAATAGGCATCGATAAGCTCAAGCTCTTTTTCACTTGGCAGTATTTCTTTCTTTTCTTGAACTAAGGACATAAGATTATCTTTTAAGGGATTTGAGGATAAAAAAAAGACCGAGCGTCTAAGCTCGGTCTTAAACTAACCAAAGGTTATAAAACCTTAAGCGATTATCTGCAAGAAGGTGCAAACTGAGGAGCACTTCCTTGAGGAGCACAGCCTTGAGGAGCTTGTTCACCTTGTGGCACACAAACTTTTTTGTAGTAGTAGCGTGGTACATAGCGGCATTTTTTGTCGCATACCCATCTTTTCTTTGTGTAGCACTGATCTACACAGTAGTACTCAGGCACTTGTTTGCAGCATGTTTCAGAATAATACTGAGGAACATAGCGGCATTTTTGACGAGGTACATAGCGGCATTTCTTGTCGCATACGTATCTTTTCTTTGTGTAGCACTGATCTACACAGTAGTACTCAGGCACTTGTTTGCAGCATGTTTCAGAATAATACTGAGGAACATAGCGGCATTTTTGCACTTGGTAGTACTGAGGAACCATTCTGCAGCATTTCTTTTGGACTGTGCAAGGCTCTTCTACACATCTCCAATCGTTATAGTAGCAAGGATCGTATTTTACAAATAATCCCCAGCATTCGCCTGCAGGATGTTCTGGAGGGCAAGCGGCTTGTTCTACAATACCGTTGTCGTAAGGCTGGGCATCATTTACCATTGGGGCATTATCATAGTTTTGTTGTGGACAACATTCTGCGTAACCATACTGAGTCATGAGAACGCTACAAAACACAAATGCGATTTGTGGCTCTTCCACACATCTCCAATCGTTGTAGTAGCATGGCTCATACTTAGCATATAAACACCAGTATTCGCCTGTTGGTTGTTCTGGGGGGCAAGCTGCTTGTTCAACAATGCCATTGTCGTATGGAGCATTATTGATGGGCGCGCCGAAATTTTGAGAAGGACAACATTCTTGTGCATAACCATACTGAGTCATGAGAATGCTACAAAACACAAATGCGATTTGATAAAACTTTTTCATAGCTTCTCCTAGACAGAACGTTAATGTTTTTAAAACTTTTAATTGAACACCGTGTTCTATTAAAGCTTTGGTTGGACTAACGCCGAAGCATTAGCCCTTCTATTGCTTCTGTATTCCTGAACATGAAACTTTAAGCAATTTATAACAAACATTTTTTTTAAAAACTAATGTAACTTCTTTATTTTTATATATTTAAGTCGAAATCTAATACAAGATTTTATAACTCAACCACCTTCGATCTATTGTGCCCTTATAATTAACTCTCAAGCCTCTATACTGGATAATCTTATGATGGCTTTTTACTTTTTTTATAAAAATGTTGTATAAAAATTCTTTCAAAACTACAGTCGCAATTCAAAAGAAAAAGACACCTTTTCACTTGTTAGAGGAACTGGGGTTAAGAGATTTAATGGAGATCGGCTCCCTCGTAATTCCTTGAGAAAAATGAAGCTTTTACGTTAAACTATCCTTTATTAAAGTTTATTTTTTCTAAAGATCTTCGAAAAGAACGAACCGAAATTTGCGAAACCTTCGCAAAAAAAACGAACAAGAGTGCGGTTTTGAGCCGCTTCACTTATTGAGAGAAAAACCATGAGACATGTAAAAAGCGAGCGCTTAAAAAAATTAGAGCAAGAACTTGCAGACCTTGAGCAATGGTTGAAATTAGGCCTTGTTCCAAAAAAAGATGTGGAGCGTCATAAAGAAGAAATTGTCGCTGTAAGGGCCAAAATTGAAGAGGAAAAAGAGCGTCTTCAATTCTTAAAAATGAGCGGTGAAGAAGAAGAGTTTTCAGCTCCCAAAAGACAGCAAGCAAGAGCGGCTTATACAGAGCTTCCGACTATCCCCGATATAGACCTTGGAGATACAGCAGCCGGCATCCATGAAACAGGTTTTGATATCGATACGGAAACCTCCGAGGAAGAAAGCGCAAGCTATGAAGAGCGCGATGAAGACGATGAAGAAGCTCATAATACCTTTGCAGAAGAAGAAGACGAATCCTTTTTCAGCGATAAAAATAGATGGCGCCGAGGAGCCAAGGATATTGTCGATCCAGACGCTAACGAATGGTAGTCATTCCAAAATCTCATCCAAAAGACATAAGTCTTTACTTTCATATCCCTTTTTGTCGAAAAAAATGCGGCTATTGCCATTTTTACGTTCTTCCCGATAAAGAAGAATTGAAAGACCTTTTGGATGAGGGATTTTCTCTTGAGTGGGAGTCAAAAAAACATCTGTTAAAAGGATTTCACCTAAAGTCTATTTATTTTGGAGGCGGAACTCCTTATCTTTTTGGCCCAGAAAGAGTTAAAAAAATACTTCAAAGAATTGAAACAGTCTTTGGGAATTTAGACTCTATCGAAATTACAATCGAGGCCAATCCTGAATCGATCGATTCAGAAACTTTAAAACAATTTAGGTCAGCCGGGGTTAACCGTTTAAGCCTTGGAATTCAAAGTTTAAGCACCTCGGAACTTGTCACCTTAACTCGCGATCATCCGAAAAATGAAGCCTTAAATGCTCCCCTCTTAGCCTACGAAGCCGGGTATACCAACATTTCAATCGATTTAATGTATGATGTACCGGGCCAATCTCTTAAGTCTTTT belongs to Criblamydia sequanensis CRIB-18 and includes:
- a CDS encoding cytochrome c biogenesis protein, which encodes MKKFLLFASLFLALLSQGLLLSSLEELGGLAVSYKGRFRPLESASKLWLEDLYGKDALDENLLLEYPWLRNPIALKLYMEAYGPSSMSQEKLLFLEENLKDYFDSSYVSLSEFETALGDKIASVWLSPLILEAFLKVEDTKKIRDGEKIELSSLSQGLVVKKVGSHLKIQKTPPKKPWSELKTDETLAISPPIAKELLYSKKLLSRYLYLSSVALEKSFASLVKDLSKEHSLEASTHKAEELYPLAKRMAGSQDSFLIIPSKLKAGVFFPLASLNSKRWDSSTKRLSPVTNYTNLEDADFEKLKRTYLEFESALKNEGPKKETIETLKNLLSKSYGNLAAKTYLSSNGKTLAFPSLLQLKLERFYTTFRLLNLSLIFFFLSCLFLIARKISARKSLFLLGLGSFGLGLLSLSLLLSLRIIILERPPVSNMDETLLFVPFVIAVTAFFLAHFMKSEALLLMASLATFFLLGLASYKGMDRSLDPLQPVLNSNYWLTIHVLLVVSSYSLFILSGIAAHCFVLFTGLKKPDKLKGIFYSAMKNSILAGTVLLIAGTLLGGVWAAESWGRFWDWDPKESWAFISICLYLVIIHLIYFREVKKITLSYMAIGAMQAIIFTWYGVNYILGSGLHSYGFGTGGEAFFFLGLILETLFIGITYYWLKKTSKCLN
- a CDS encoding phosphoketolase, which gives rise to MSLVQEKKEILPSEKELELIDAYWRLANFLSVGQIYLMNNPLLKEPLKPSDIKPRLLGHFGTTPGINFIYAHFNRLICKYDLNSIFILGPGHGGPAAVANTYIEGTYTELYPNITMDEEGLKKLFKQFSFPGGIPSHAAPETPGSINEGGELGYCLMHAYGAAFDNKDLVVCCVIGDGEAETGPLAGSWHSNKFLNPLYDGAVLPILHLNGYKIASPTILARITKDELEKLFIGYGYRPIFVEGSDPKIMHRKMSLALEEAVLEIKAIQEKARRNNDPKRPFWPMIILRSPKGWTCPKEVDGLLLENYWRSHQVPITDPKTNPEHLKILENWLKSYRPEELFDKQGKINQELRDLAPRANRRMGANPNANGGLLLKDLKMPDFRKFEVKVESPGTSNAEATRVLGKLLKEVMQLNLKDKNFRVMGPDETSSNRLDALFDVTGRTFEADIWPTDENLSADGRVMEVLSEHLCQGWLEGYLLTGRHGFFSSYEAFIHVVDSMFNQHAKWLKTSKEIPWRRPIASLNYLLTSHVWRQDHNGFSHQDPGFIDHAANKKAELIRIYLPPDANTLLSTADHCLRSRNYINIIIAGKQPALQYLTMEEAVRHCKKGMSVWPFASNDFGTDPDIVFVSAGDIPTLELLAAASLLREHLPDIKIRFVNVVDLMCLQPKTEHPHGFSEEDYENLFTKDKPVLFAFHGYPTLIHRLTYKRKNHDNLHVKGFKEEGTTTTPFDMVVLNGLDRLHLMETAVQLIPRYENMRAYISDFVEGKLIDHKNYIHEFGDDMPEIKNWRWPYSKKEY